A window of Methylobacterium bullatum genomic DNA:
CGCGCTACACCATCGTCAACGACCGTCCGGTGCTGGTGGACCGCAGCCGCCGCATCGTCGAGGTCATCGACTAATATTAAGTCTCACTGACCCCGACCCATAGGTCGGGGCCAGTGAGGTCCGGCGGACGACCGCCGCCGCGCATTCGCGCGGGCAGACCTCAATGAGGCGGACTCATCGAGGCCTGGTATGATCGTCGACATCGACCGACGCTGACCATTCGGCAAGAGCCCCCGGTGCCATGGCACCGGGGGCTTTTTCGTGGATCGGAGGATCGTCAGGGCTGGCAGAAGAAACACCGCAAATACCGGCGCGGGATCGGGTACCATCAACATTTGTGAGTCGGCACGCGCAACACTCAGCGCCCCGGCTGGTTATTGCTCTTGACTGAGGGAGACACCCGATATGGCAAACGATCCAATCGTCCGCATTGATGATTCTGCCCCTGGACAGTCCGGCGCCGCGGTTGTCGATCCGGCTCTGCCCGAGCCGGTGCGGGACCATCTCGGCCAGCAGCTGCGCTCCGTCTTCACCACGCAGGACGATGCTCCGAAATTCCTCGGCGAACCTGCCGTGCCGGAGGAATTCGCGCCGCAATTGCGTCGCCTAGAGACCCGGCTGAAGACCCATGAAGAAGGCACCGGCGCGGTGGAGCAGGCTCTGGATGGCCTCCTCGACGACCTGAAGGCACCGCCCGCGACGACGATCTGAACTCAGGCCCCGGGATCCTAAACCTTGGGTTTGGCCGCGAGGATATCCCGGATCTCGCCCAGCAGCTTCACGTCCGCCGGGGTTTCGGGCAGGGGCTTTGCCTCCTCCTGGGTCTGAAGCTTGTTCATGGCCCGGATGACGAGGAACAGCACGAAGGCGACGATCATGAAATTGAGCGCCACGGTGATGAACTGGCCGTAGCCGATCACCGCGCCCTGCTTCTTCGCATCGGCATAGGCCGCGCCCTTCTGCACACTCGACGAGAGCGCGATGTAATAGTTCGAGAAATCGAGGCCGCCCGTGATCGCCCCGATGATCGGCATGAACACGTCCTGGACGGCCGACGTGACGATGGAGCCGAAGGCGGCGCCGATGATCACGCCCACCGCCAGATCGACGACGTTGCCGCGCAGCGCGAATTTCTTGAATTCTTCCAGCACCGTCGCCTCCCAAGCGTGAGCCCAACGGGCTTCCGCCGGGAGCTTAGGCGAGCCGATCAGCTTTCGACAGGCGCCGGTTCGATCTGTCCACGGCCGGTTGCATCGAGACGCTCCTCGAGCTTCGCCCGGCGACGGTACTGCGCCGCCCCGATCGGCAGGGTGACGAGGTAGCCGCCCGCCATCACCACCATGGCCTCGAACGGGTAGCTGATGAACAGGCCGAAGGCCGCGACCACGACAAGGAAGATCGGCAGCACCCATTCGCGCGGCACCCGCTTGCCCATGGTCTTGCCGGAGAAGGTCGGCACGGTGGAAACCACGAGGAGGGCGATGCAGAGCGTGTAGCCGAGCACCACCGGCGCGGCCCAGCGCTCGAACGGCAGGCCGAGGAAGTGGAGATAGAGCGGCAGCATCGCGGTCAGCGCTCCGGCCGGCGCCGGCATGCCGACGAAGAAGTCCTTCTTCCAGGCGGGCCGGTTGGGATCGTCGAGCATCGCGTTGAAGCGGGCGAGACGCAGGGCCATGGCGATGGCGAAGATCAGGGCCACGATCCAGCCCAGCGAGCGCAGCTCCTTCAGGGCGAAGCCGTAGAGGATGAGCGCCGGGGCGCAGCCGAAATTGACGAAATCGGCGAGGGAATCGAGCTCGGCCCCGAAACGCGACGTCCCCTTGAGCATCCGGGCGACGCGCCCGTCGATCCCGTCGAGGAAGGCGGCCGCGACGATGGCGATGACGGCGGGCTCGAACTTGCCCTCGAACGCGAGACGGATCGCGGTCAGCCCGAGGCAGACCGCCATCAGGGTGATCATGTTGGGCGCGATCATCCGGAACGGCACCGCCTTGAAGCGGCGCGGCTTCGGCTCGTTGGCATCCGGCTCGAAGGGCGGAAAGAGATCGTCCATGACGCGCCTTTTCGGAAAGACGGGCGAACGGGCCTGTAGGGCGCCGTCCGCGAAGGATCGCGACCCCGCCGGGGCGGGGCCGGGTGGGATCAGATGCGGCGGAAGCTGCGCTCGGGACCGCCGCCGAGATCGGCGAGCACGGTCTCGCCCGCCACCGCCTTCTGGCCGAGGCCGACCAGCACGCGCGTGCCCACCGGCAGGTAGACGTCGACGCGCGAGCCGAAGCGAATCAGGCCGAAGCGCTCGCCCACGTTCAGGGTATCGTTCGCCTGCACCCACCCGACGATGCGGCGGGCCACCAAGCCGGCGATCTGCACGACGCCGACGCGCAGGGGGCTGCCGCGATGCGTGGTCTCGATGACGAGGCCGTTGCGCTCGTTGTCGTCGCTGGCCTTGTCGAGTTCCGCATTGAGGAACAGGCCGGGCGTGTAGACGATCTGGCCGATCTTGCCGGTGACGGGGACGCGGTTCACGTGGCAATCGAACACGTTCATGAAGACCGAGATCCGTGTCATCGGCTCCTGCGGCAGGTCGAGCTCGGGCGGCGGCAGCACGGTGGAGATCAGGTTCACCCGGCCGTCGGCCGGCGAGACCACGAGGCCGTCCGCCACCGGGGTGACCCGCTCGGGATCGCGGAAGAAGTAGCAGACCCACAGGGTGAGGATCAGGAAGATCCAGCCGGCGAACTGGGCGAAATAGCCGAACAGCACGGTCAGCACGATGCCGATCAGGATGAAGGGGTAGCCCTCCTTGTGGATCGGCACGAGGGTTCTGCGGATCGTCTCAAGCAGATCGGACAT
This region includes:
- the mscL gene encoding Large-conductance mechanosensitive channel, translating into MLEEFKKFALRGNVVDLAVGVIIGAAFGSIVTSAVQDVFMPIIGAITGGLDFSNYYIALSSSVQKGAAYADAKKQGAVIGYGQFITVALNFMIVAFVLFLVIRAMNKLQTQEEAKPLPETPADVKLLGEIRDILAAKPKV
- the spsI gene encoding Bifunctional IPC transferase and DIPP synthase, with protein sequence MDDLFPPFEPDANEPKPRRFKAVPFRMIAPNMITLMAVCLGLTAIRLAFEGKFEPAVIAIVAAAFLDGIDGRVARMLKGTSRFGAELDSLADFVNFGCAPALILYGFALKELRSLGWIVALIFAIAMALRLARFNAMLDDPNRPAWKKDFFVGMPAPAGALTAMLPLYLHFLGLPFERWAAPVVLGYTLCIALLVVSTVPTFSGKTMGKRVPREWVLPIFLVVVAAFGLFISYPFEAMVVMAGGYLVTLPIGAAQYRRRAKLEERLDATGRGQIEPAPVES
- the psd gene encoding Phosphatidylserine decarboxylase proenzyme translates to MSDLLETIRRTLVPIHKEGYPFILIGIVLTVLFGYFAQFAGWIFLILTLWVCYFFRDPERVTPVADGLVVSPADGRVNLISTVLPPPELDLPQEPMTRISVFMNVFDCHVNRVPVTGKIGQIVYTPGLFLNAELDKASDDNERNGLVIETTHRGSPLRVGVVQIAGLVARRIVGWVQANDTLNVGERFGLIRFGSRVDVYLPVGTRVLVGLGQKAVAGETVLADLGGGPERSFRRI